A portion of the Candidatus Nitrosotenuis aquarius genome contains these proteins:
- a CDS encoding PmeII family type II restriction endonuclease, which translates to MARIDGNKLECLIEKCLNDFYESRLARLEELKLKIILRRKNPYLFKALNTEKASDLVEQILMAYISSSDETMFGDKFFEPIAKQVSGGVVSPSEGVDIAVETNDRYTAYAVKSGPNPFNSSAKKRQNDEFNELRNRLYKIRKEFDPVLAYSYGKKIIPPKKNKSYREIAGQAFWEELTGDSDFYIKLIRLMGDIPRKHMEKYKPQLEHAVNRFTLEFTKDFCQKNGQIDWEKLVQLVSEKPKKLSKSR; encoded by the coding sequence ATGGCAAGAATAGATGGTAACAAATTAGAATGTTTAATTGAAAAATGCCTAAATGATTTCTATGAGAGTAGACTTGCTAGGTTAGAGGAATTAAAATTAAAAATCATACTGCGACGAAAAAATCCATATCTTTTCAAAGCACTCAATACAGAAAAAGCATCTGATTTAGTTGAACAAATACTCATGGCGTACATTTCATCATCAGATGAGACAATGTTTGGCGATAAATTTTTTGAACCAATTGCCAAACAAGTATCGGGAGGAGTAGTATCTCCAAGCGAGGGTGTAGATATAGCAGTAGAAACCAATGATCGATACACAGCTTATGCTGTAAAATCTGGACCGAATCCATTCAACTCTTCTGCTAAAAAAAGACAGAATGATGAATTCAATGAATTACGTAATAGATTATATAAAATTAGAAAAGAATTTGATCCGGTACTTGCATATTCTTATGGAAAAAAAATAATCCCTCCAAAAAAGAACAAGAGTTATAGAGAAATTGCTGGTCAAGCATTTTGGGAAGAGTTAACCGGAGATTCTGATTTTTACATCAAATTGATTCGACTTATGGGAGATATCCCAAGAAAACACATGGAAAAATACAAACCACAATTAGAACATGCAGTGAATCGTTTTACGCTTGAGTTCACCAAGGATTTTTGCCAGAAAAATGGTCAAATTGATTGGGAAAAACTAGTTCAATTAGTAAGCGAAAAACCAAAAAAACTGTCTAAAAGCAGATAA
- a CDS encoding MBL fold metallo-hydrolase, whose protein sequence is MSTKITFYGGINEIGGNKFLIEDKGTRIFLDFGMQMGRANEFFGDFMQPRTLNGMGDLFEFGLLPKIEGIYRKDYAKHTNMADHDKETKCDAVLLTHAHVDHAAYIHYLRPEIPIYCTEATKLIMKTFQDTGSGDEYIKYKENFRIYENDKGEISRAKKDKNRDIIERDIRIVTPYKEFSIDSIKVEPIPVDHSLPGVCGYVIHTSKGSIAYTADIRFHGRRKNESEKFVEKCASSDLDHLLCEGTRINEATSTTEFEVEKDIGDIINTTKGLVTVSYPTRDLDRLLSFYNAAKKANRFLAIDLKQAYLLKLFQESESYRGIYPRLDDNTIKIYIPRKDWGLVDKNSEYWTEKQIQADYDMWEREFLDYENSIDYRNIQEKQSDYVFYCSDYKLQELIDVRPEDGSSYVRSSTEPFNDEMHIDHARIKRWLVHFGLLKSEDNWNVTHVSGHGSRDQIRHIVQETKTKKIIPIHTVHEDYFKQWHSNVATVQLNASLML, encoded by the coding sequence TTGTCTACCAAAATCACATTCTATGGCGGAATTAATGAGATTGGTGGTAACAAATTTCTAATTGAGGATAAGGGAACGAGGATTTTTCTAGATTTTGGAATGCAGATGGGTAGAGCTAACGAATTTTTTGGTGATTTTATGCAGCCAAGAACACTCAATGGGATGGGAGATCTTTTTGAATTCGGACTTCTACCTAAGATTGAAGGGATTTACAGAAAAGATTACGCAAAGCACACAAACATGGCGGACCATGACAAGGAGACAAAATGCGATGCTGTGTTATTGACTCATGCTCATGTTGATCATGCAGCATACATCCATTATCTAAGGCCTGAAATTCCAATTTACTGTACAGAAGCAACAAAGCTGATTATGAAAACATTTCAAGATACGGGAAGTGGAGATGAGTACATCAAGTACAAAGAAAATTTTAGAATTTATGAAAATGATAAAGGCGAAATAAGTCGAGCTAAAAAAGACAAAAACCGAGACATCATAGAACGCGACATTAGAATAGTAACACCATACAAAGAATTCAGTATTGATTCAATTAAGGTAGAACCAATACCTGTAGATCATTCTTTACCAGGGGTTTGCGGTTATGTAATTCACACTTCAAAAGGGTCAATAGCATATACTGCAGATATTAGATTTCATGGTAGACGAAAAAATGAAAGTGAAAAATTTGTTGAGAAATGTGCTTCATCAGATCTAGATCACCTGTTGTGTGAGGGTACTAGAATCAACGAAGCTACATCCACAACGGAATTTGAAGTGGAAAAAGACATTGGAGATATAATTAATACAACTAAAGGATTGGTAACAGTTTCATATCCAACAAGAGATCTAGATAGGCTCCTTTCTTTCTATAATGCTGCAAAAAAAGCCAATCGATTTCTTGCAATTGATCTAAAGCAGGCATATTTGCTAAAATTATTTCAAGAATCCGAATCATACCGAGGAATTTATCCGAGATTAGATGATAATACGATCAAAATCTACATTCCCAGAAAAGATTGGGGACTTGTTGATAAAAATTCTGAATATTGGACTGAAAAACAAATTCAAGCTGATTACGATATGTGGGAACGGGAATTCTTAGATTACGAGAATTCAATTGATTATAGAAATATCCAGGAAAAACAAAGCGATTATGTTTTTTATTGTAGTGATTATAAGCTCCAAGAGCTAATTGATGTACGACCTGAAGATGGCTCTAGTTATGTGAGGTCTTCTACTGAGCCATTCAATGACGAAATGCACATAGATCATGCAAGAATAAAGCGATGGCTAGTACATTTTGGATTATTGAAAAGTGAAGATAATTGGAATGTTACTCATGTATCAGGACATGGCTCACGCGACCAAATCAGACACATTGTACAAGAAACAAAAACAAAGAAGATAATTCCAATACACACGGTTCATGAGGATTATTTCAAACAATGGCATAGTAATGTTGCAACCGTGCAACTAAATGCTTCATTGATGCTATAG
- a CDS encoding terminase large subunit domain-containing protein: protein MATAVVVVERRGRLQTGMTSMNLQKRISMLEARIKKSSSTPSVPADFVQFNEMIGPPIHPKTKQPTKIFDYQSKLDRIINQYHRVMLNKSRKIGATETGLRSIAKNCFDRYAGGDIMIVAGNRQRQADRLLDRFDKLFWNGFVDLNGNEWKYSDLIIKKTSSTLEFFNGTTIHTFPAAPEALRGSENVVCVFLDEAAHFKLVDDRVIYDALEPNIANTEGDFICISTPNGRRGFFYDLWIEENEYYKLAQPYTVSYGLLLSESYINSKKNDLRIDFEQEFNCQFTTSQNAAFPAGLFASKTLEDYELVSL from the coding sequence TTGGCAACTGCCGTCGTTGTGGTGGAAAGACGAGGGAGGTTGCAGACAGGCATGACTAGCATGAACCTTCAAAAGCGGATATCGATGCTAGAGGCAAGGATCAAAAAGTCGTCATCCACACCGTCGGTGCCTGCAGACTTTGTGCAGTTCAATGAAATGATAGGACCGCCGATCCATCCAAAGACAAAACAGCCAACAAAAATCTTTGACTACCAAAGCAAGCTTGACAGAATAATCAACCAGTACCATCGAGTCATGCTCAACAAGTCCCGAAAGATTGGTGCTACAGAGACGGGACTCAGATCCATTGCAAAGAACTGCTTTGATAGATATGCAGGAGGGGATATCATGATAGTCGCAGGTAATAGACAACGACAGGCAGATAGATTGTTGGACAGATTTGACAAGCTGTTCTGGAATGGATTTGTTGATTTGAATGGAAACGAATGGAAATACTCGGATCTCATAATAAAAAAGACAAGCTCAACTTTGGAGTTCTTTAATGGTACTACAATTCACACATTCCCTGCGGCACCGGAGGCACTCAGGGGCTCGGAGAATGTTGTATGTGTATTTCTGGATGAGGCGGCACATTTCAAGCTAGTTGATGACAGAGTAATCTATGATGCTCTGGAACCAAACATAGCAAACACTGAAGGAGATTTCATTTGCATTTCCACGCCTAATGGCAGGCGTGGTTTCTTTTACGACTTGTGGATTGAGGAAAATGAATACTACAAACTTGCACAACCATACACTGTATCGTATGGACTTTTACTGTCAGAATCATACATAAATTCCAAGAAAAACGACCTGAGAATCGACTTTGAGCAGGAGTTCAACTGCCAGTTTACGACATCGCAGAATGCGGCATTCCCTGCAGGACTGTTTGCAAGTAAGACGCTTGAGGACTATGAATTGGTGAGTCTATGA